One Lepisosteus oculatus isolate fLepOcu1 chromosome 12, fLepOcu1.hap2, whole genome shotgun sequence genomic window, gacagagagaactgTCCCGCTTTCTAACCGGTTATTAAACAGACGCATTTCCAGCACCCCGCAGCCGGCGAAAGAACCCTTTGAGATGACGGGGGTGGGGGCGCAcgggtgtactgtatgtgtgtagtCCGCTGCaggctcagctcagctcagcccTGCTCCATCTGCGGCTTGTTCAAGCCGCACACCGCCGGCGGACAGCCCCGCGAGCTCCCGGAGCGCAGCGCAGCGCAGCGCGGGGCGCGTCCGCGCGGTCACGGCTGCTGCGGGTTCCGGTTCCAGGTTCGGCACGCGCCCGCACCAGTAGCCCGTGTGTGGGCGCCAGTAGCAGATGGGGCTCTCTGGGGACCGGACTGGGAGACCTGTTGCTTATAGGTTGAGGGGTCAACCTTCACCCTTTTTAAAAGACGGGGACTACTTATAAGCATTATAAGCATTACGTATTATGAAGTagttcaagcagggagctgcgaCGGCACACGAAGacggcaaaggaacaagtaaagggttcacacccgaagaaggctccacagccgaaacgctgtgtctcctttcttctcttttcaacagggaataaaccttccCTTGCAGCCTACTTATAAGCTGTTGGGGAACTCTGGTCCTGTGGGGTAGCTGGGTGTTCAGATCGTTTGTGTTCCAAATGATCACCGACtttggaaaatgtgtatgtgcCGCTTAGCATCTGTCCAGTTTCCGCCCTGTTCTTCCTGTTTCGTGGGTCGAAGTCCGCCTAGTCTCTTCAATCAGCCTATTACTGAGGGTCTTCCTGATCACCTAGCTTATCTGCATGGCTGTGTGGAGAGATTTGGGAAAGTGGCCATAGAGCACAGGTTACCCGCACGCTTCAGAGCAGGAATGCAGGAAGCTAAAGGTTTTAATCCAGCAACAGCTGACAAaattcacacaaacacaggggcaCTTTTCCTCTCAAACGCAATTTGAATGTTTTATCAGCTCCGTTTTAATGCTGTATCTTCCCCGAGATCGCGGGGCTCGGCTGGGCCCGTCCGGTACCGGGGTGCGGGACTTCCACGGTAAACTAGGGTACTGGTACGTGTGGTATTCACAGGGAGCCCGTAGGAGTCCAGTCTGGGATTGGACAATCAGGCCTGCTGGCGGCTTTCCCATAATTCAGCTCtcgcttgctctcctgatggtCTTTGCGGGATCACTGCTGCTCAGTGAGGGTCCTTGTTGACGTTAAAGACTGGAGCTGGAAGCTGCAGATCCAAGAATCTCGCCCATGAAGGGTCTTGCCTGTGCTTAGACTCCCAGGACTAAGGAAAATGTCTGCTGCAGAACCTTGTCTTGAAAGGGCAGTCCTGTGATCTGCCAGAAGGAACAGACCAATGGCTGTTCAGGGATGCAAAGACTTAGTGACCTGAGGGGTGGGTGACCCTGAAGGCAGATCGCAGTTGCCAGACAAGAGGCAGCCATGTGGTCCTTCTGGCTCATGAGGTTCCTAGTAGCTCTGGGATCCGGTGGTAACCTCCTGCCGCTTCCCGAAAGAAGCCATGagtgggcagcttgttccacactcccaccacccttggcGTACAGACCTGCGTTCTCAGGCGACCCCCGGGTCCTGTGATTTTAGACGGGATGAACTGATGGCAAACCTCATTTTGAGCACTGAGACTGGGGGGGGGCAGGGATTGGACAAGATGGTAGGCGAGTCTGAACACAGGATGGGGCTTTGAAGTGTCCTGCAGTGTCCCCCACTCCCCTCCCCCGGTCGGTGTTCGGTGACGCCCAGCCGACTCTTCCCAGGGCCTGCCCGTATCCGTGGGGTTCGGAACTCTCTCGCCCGAGTCCCCTCCAGTGAAGGAGGGCTGGGAAGGGCCTTCTGCCAAGAGGAGTCGGGCTCCGGCCAGACTCACGCGGAAAGAATGCGCTCTGCTTATCCTCAATCCTGCCAGAGTGCtcgatttatttattttttttaattgtttaattctgCCAAAGGCTGAACGTAACTCAAATGTTAACGCAAATGTAAACTTGCGTCATCCGATTCAAACAAAATCCCTCATCCGCCCACGCCAGCCCGCCCTCGAACCACACCCCAGGCTTCGCTTTCGGGgttcccccctcccctcctctcaTTTGAGCTCTCACTCAATCTCTCGGAAATCTGGGAGTGCTTTCGGACGCGTTTCTAGAAAGCGCCCCCGCCACACGAGACCTGTCAGTGGAAAACGAGGATATAATTGCTCCCAGACGTCTGGCCTTGCAGAAGGCAGACATTTTATgcctcagctttttttttttgggattTGGCAGACCTGCTTCCTGGGAAATGGGGAGTCATTAAAATCTGCGGTTCAGCTGAAACCGGCTGAGTTTTCCACTTCCCTGACAATctgctgatgatgatgatggtggtggtggtggcagTTTTATCCCAGATAGATGCCTGGGAAAGGAGACTCTGGATGCGATCCCAGCTGGCTCCTCAGGATCGCGAGGAGCTGCGCTGTGACCCTGGTCCTTTTCCCTCTTCTCCAGGTCTGCGTGAGGAATCTGGCCTTCAAGGCCGGGCAGACGATGAAGGTGAAAGCCGCCATCAACTCGGATGCCAGCTGGTAAGTGTCCGGAGAAGGGGTGGAGGGGGGGGACCCCAACAAATCCTATGAAGTTGAACGACAACTGGTTATTCATCCCATCGGAGTTAACTcggagtctttttttttttttttggggtgtCGGGCTGTGTCGGGAGTTTCAGGAGGCTCCTCGCTGTCTTGGGGTGGTTTAGTCACTTCTTCCGTGCAGTAATGTTTGTGCTGTCAGTCCAAATTAAGTCGAATCGCATAGCCGCAGCAGCGCAGGATAGACCGTGAGGAATGTGCACTTGTACCCCTGTAAACGGCTTCAGAACGGCAcggcttgttccatgctcccaccaCCCTGTGGGTACAGACTCCCACAGCAGCGACACCCCCTTCCCAGCCGGTATTGGATCGCCGTGCGTGTGGCGTGTGAGGCGGGCTCTGCCTGGGCCCGTCTGTGTGGGGAGGGTCTTGTCAGGGTGTGTCCTGGAAAGTTAACATTTGCAAGACCCTTCAACAGCTGTGGAAATGCCTGGGGCCCCTGCAGTGCTGGATTTTTAGGAAATGGGGGGCCGTGCGCCTGCAATGTGATCTTCTAGGCTCGttataataatccttacactaatttggaaaaaaagaaatcgaATATACTGAATGTAGTGGCAGGTGGATCATATTTTATGATTCTGGTCCAGTATTAACAGCAGGTAGCTCTGCATCTGTACTCAGCATCCGAGAGCCCAAACCGTTTCTTAATAATTACTTAATAATCTAACTCTTTATTTGCATGATGGGACAAGCTGCAGCCTTTCCTTGTTCCTGATACACTGTAGATGTAGAGAGATCTATACAACCTCCTACACAGTGGCCCTTGAGGCCTGGAGCTGGGATCCCCTGTTGTTGAACCTTAAACCATCTGTCTGCTTACTTGTATATGATGACAATAACCCGTACATAGCGCCATACTACAGCGCccttctggacaatccactcaaagcactgtgtaGCTAAGgaggaatcccactaccgccaccagtgacCCTCTGTTAGGGAGAAACCCCAAGACCTGGACTGAAGGCTCAGTGTCCCTTTACTGCTCAAGCCACACCGTCCTCATCGATATAATTCAACACaccttatatagcgcttttctggacaccccactcacaGCGCTGGACAGGTcacggggatcccctccacccccaccagtgtgtacccccacctggatgatgctccagtccgctccccacacaccagctctcagtggggaggagagcagagtgatggagccagttcagagaggggggttattaggaggccatgatgggtaaaggccagggggacatCTGACCAGGACGATAGGGGTTAACAAACCCGCTTAATAAGTAATTGAAGTTTAGTGAACCaaacctccctccctccctcctttcGTTTCCCCCCAACAGCTTCTCGATCAACATCGGGCACTCGGAGAACGACCTGGCCCTGCACTTCAACCCCCGCTTCAACGCCCACGGCGACTCCAACACCATCGTGTGCAACTCCCGGCAGGGCGGGGCCTGGGGCTCGGAGCAGCGGGAGTCCGTCTTCCCCTTCCAGGCGGGAGAAACGTTCAAGGTGggctggtgggggggggggcttctCAAACCACCGCGGCCAGGTGGGGCGGGTGGGGTCGGTCTCCCAGAACAAGCACATGGGTTGCAGATGCTCCTGCAACGAAGCTGGGTTGCGAGATCTCTCGCTGTCGATGGCCATTCCAACTGTTGTCTTAAAAGATGGACCAGCTTGTAACAATGTCTTGACCTTGACCTTACTGCCACTGAGTGGAGagcagcagagtggcgcagggGGCAGCACGGCTGCCGTGCGGCGCTGGGGGGTTCAGtgccggacctggggtgctgtctgcgtggagtttagATCGCGGCAAGACTCTTGATGGGCAATAAGAATACAggctctctgcttcagcatggCCACGTCACGGGGTGGGTGGAATCTCTCAACCCAAACGGGCCGACTCCTCCTTTAAAGAGCCAGCCTCCTGCATTCTAACCCCTTCGTCGACTAGGGATCGCAGGAGAGCCGGGGGTCTATCCCGGGCGAGCAACGAGTTCCGGActtgaacccggggccccatGCTGCAAGGCGGCACTCCTAACCACTGCACGGTGCTGTGCCCTTTAAATTGTCGCTTCCTGGAATGGGAATTGAATCGTGCTGAGACGATTCGAATTCCGTCTTTTTGACGAGCAGTGAGAAGCTCAGGCCTAGTGTTTCCTGGTGCTCTGACGCACCCCGAGCACGTGTGAGGGATTCACAGGGCGCTTTAAACCTGGATATGGCCCGAGCTCTTGCAAGCAGTCTTCCTCCCCGTCATTCAAGCATGGCCAGTGTCCATCCCTACCAGTGATGCTGGCAGTTATTGCTAAATGTATGTACCCTCTTGGAAGCCAGCTTACAGCAGGGCATGTTGTGTAACGTCCGATAAATATAGATCAAAACGTAAAACTCAGAACGATGATTGTGTAAAATTTAACAGTCTCTGGACTTTAACCCGGATCGTTTTGTATTAAGAGAAGTGAAACATTAACAATATTGTGTATGCAggcctctttttctttttcttaattgtATGTCACTGacgtgcgtgtctgtgtttgtctgccctgcgatggactggcgtcccgtccagggtgtgtcctgcccactgcttgctgggataggctctggctccccgcGACCCTGGATTGGAAGAAGCTCACAACTCCAGTCTGTTAGAAAATGGGCAGATGTACTTCATTCATCCCGCATCGAATACTATTTTACATGTGGATATGTCGCCCTcaagtggggggaaaaagctGTCATTTACACAACTTCCCTGCATCCTTCATTTTATTTCCTCATGTAGGGAATTTGCCGCCTCTTCCCTCGAGATATTTTAGCAGAGGTTCGGGATATTTGTAGGAACTCCGAACCCCAGCCCAAGCAAGGTACCCCAGATCTGCTGGCGATTTGAACATGCTATAGGGTCCAGctggtcagtcagtcagtgtctgtaccAACGCTCTGCCAGTGAAGTGTGAAGATGAGGTAGTGTCCCATTCAGGCAGTGTGGCCGCCTCCCTGTTGGCAGGGTTTTAATCTGCTGCCCAGTGTGGTTAATATGGATAGTCTGAGTGATCACGGTCTgccagtgtagtgttaatgggTGTGGGGCATCGTCTCTCTGCTCCCCTCATTCTCTCACTGCAGTGATGTCATATCCTGTATTGACCCCCccctcagtgcagtgtgacacATTCTCTAGTTTCCGGTTTAGTTGGTGAGGTATCAACCCCTCCTCCCACTCtctcaaattaaaatgaaagtattATCTGAGAGACTCCTTCTGTTCCTCAAGCTGTGACGGGAGATCACGGACAGGCCTATGAGCTCTGCTGAGTTTCCCTCACCAGGAGGATAGGTTCTGTTCTGATTATGCCGTTTGATTCTCTCTGAGTGAGAATGTGTCTAATCCCCGAGTATTTCTCACAGTCTAGGAGAAAGTGCTTTTTGATCTGTGCTTCTCCCTACTGGCAGTGGTGCAGCCAAGtcagctgtggtcactgagcctgtcctctttgGACAGAcaagtctgtctgtgtccagcttCTATATAGCTAGACTGTGGTCACCGAGCATGTCCTCTCATAAGCAGccaccaggtctgcctgtgtccagcttCTCTAGCCAGACTGTGGTCACCGAGCATGTCCTCTCTGAACAGTCAAGTTGTGTCCAGCTTCTCTAGCCAGATTGTGGTCACCGAGCATGTCCTCTCTGAACAGTCAAGTCTGTGTCCAGCTTCTCTAGCCAGACTGTGGTCACCGAGCATGTCCTCTCTGAACAGTCAAGTCTGTGTCCAGCTTCTATAGCCAGACTGTGATCACCGAGCATGTCCTCTCATAAGCAGccaccaggtctgcctgtgtccagtgttcaTCTACAGGCTGTGCTCACTGTGCAGGTACTTCACTGGGCTCTGCACCTCCTTGTTGTCTCTCACCCTCATCCCTGTGTGTTGGGCTTTCTGGTAGCTGGATCTGGCAGCATTCAAGTTGGCGTTTCCTCTCCAGCATAGGGAACTGGCATTTGAAAGACTCCGATCTTCTCTCCCTCCCAGGTGTACATCACGCACAACAAAGACTCCTTCCAGGTGAAGCTGCCCGACGGCAACGTGGTGACCTTCCCCAATCGCCATGGAGACGACATGTACAATTACTTCCACATGGACGGCAACGCCAAGTTCGTCTCTATCAAGGTCGACTAGGGCACCCTGTCGGGGGGCGGGGCCAACACGTGGAGGGGGCGGGGCCCCATGATTCCAGATGCTGATTGGTTGATCTGGAGCCCAGCCAGATGTTGGTCACGATCTTTTGTACTATTGGTTCACTTCAAGGCTGCAACCccttcaacacacacacacacacacagcttgcATTATCTTACACCTGGAAACAAGGAAAAATAATGATTGTTTCATCAACAGCTGCAGTTTATTACTTTTAGCGTTTTATGGAGATGTAGGAATGTGTTGGGAAGTGTGATACCACCAGAGAGGAAAACCAGGCAGGCGTGTAGATTTACCACTGTAAACTTGTACAAGATGCATAGCTCTGCTAACTCCTCTACTGTGCAGAAATGAATCCAGGCGTGTGAACCTCTTTTCTCAATAAAGGAGTGATGGGGTGCTCCAATGTGTTTCTTGTGTTTTATTGCTGCAATTGGAAGTTGTAAACTTTAGCTCAACCAGTGTGCTGTAGTTCTGCTGTGACCCCGTCTTGGCCCTGGACCCCAGACCTGGGATCGGCAGGGTCAGGCAGGACCACAAGCTAACGGAGGTCTGCTGGGCCTGCTGCTGTAGTCTTGGCcagtggttcccagtcctggtcctgcagcgACACGCTCTCTTCTGAAGCATAGTCTTCACTATGGGTCGTTTTTAGAGTTAGGGGCATATTTCAGAAATTTGCTTTTAGCTCTTAAAAGGCCAAATGGGATTTGAAAATGGTGTGAAATGGGGCCTCTCTGAAACTCATGCCACTGTTGTCCGTTTCCTGAAAGCTTAAGCAATTGGCCTTCTGTGGTAGAATGAAACCCCTCATTGTGAGTGTGTCTAATCCAGAGTCACACCCCA contains:
- the LOC102690953 gene encoding beta-galactoside-binding lectin-like; translated protein: MSEVCVRNLAFKAGQTMKVKAAINSDASCFSINIGHSENDLALHFNPRFNAHGDSNTIVCNSRQGGAWGSEQRESVFPFQAGETFKVYITHNKDSFQVKLPDGNVVTFPNRHGDDMYNYFHMDGNAKFVSIKVD